The Pseudomonadota bacterium genome includes a window with the following:
- the surE gene encoding 5'/3'-nucleotidase SurE produces the protein MQILLTNDDGIYSEGLMLLRERLLKQHDVYVVAPERERTCVGHAITIHKPLRVKELGDRLFASNGTPVDCILLGLKVLLSQPPDFIISGINKGPNMGQDINYSGTVAAAKEGAFMGIPSLAVSINAREDYRFADAVRITEDIIGMLQGNTCPARTFLNINIPNIPYENIKDFMVTRLGKRFYNDAVVERIDPRGGKYYWIGGNSPGFDLIEGTDFYAVENGYTSVTPLDLDATGNNSSINILRQLLKKRSL, from the coding sequence GATGACGGTATTTACTCAGAGGGGCTCATGTTGCTCAGGGAACGCCTGCTGAAGCAGCATGATGTATATGTTGTGGCGCCTGAAAGAGAAAGAACATGTGTAGGACATGCGATTACCATACATAAACCTTTAAGGGTGAAGGAATTAGGGGACAGGCTGTTTGCTTCAAACGGAACGCCTGTTGATTGTATTTTGCTTGGACTCAAGGTGCTGCTCTCTCAACCTCCGGATTTTATTATCTCCGGAATTAACAAGGGGCCCAATATGGGTCAGGATATAAATTATTCCGGAACTGTTGCCGCTGCAAAAGAAGGGGCTTTTATGGGTATACCTTCTCTGGCTGTTTCAATCAATGCGAGGGAAGATTATCGTTTTGCTGATGCAGTAAGAATTACCGAAGATATTATCGGAATGCTGCAGGGCAATACCTGCCCTGCCAGGACATTTTTAAATATTAACATTCCTAATATACCCTATGAAAATATAAAAGATTTTATGGTGACAAGACTCGGAAAAAGGTTTTATAATGATGCTGTAGTTGAAAGAATAGACCCGAGGGGCGGGAAATATTACTGGATAGGCGGGAACAGCCCCGGTTTTGATTTGATAGAAGGCACGGATTTTTATGCAGTAGAGAATGGTTATACATCTGTTACGCCGTTGGATTTGGATGCAACGGGCAATAATAGCTCAATCAATATATTAAGACAGCTTTTGAAAAAGAGGAGCTTATGA